A window of Lysobacterales bacterium genomic DNA:
GCGACCTGCGGGACAAGGACTCGGTCGAGTGGGTGGCGATGGACATGTACCACGTTTATCGGCAGGTGGTGCGCGCCACGCTGCCACAGGCCCGGATCGTGGTCGATCGATTCCATATCCAGCGCATGGCGAACGACGCGCTGGAGAAGCTGCGCAAGCGCATTCGCAAGGATTTGTCCACCCGGCAGCGCCTCAAACTCAAGGACGAGCGGTTCCTGCTGCTCAAGCGGCAGCACGACCTGACAGGGAGAGATATGGACCGGATGCGGGAATGGTTCCAACAGTTCCCGCTCCTAAGCGAAGCCCACGCGCTCAAGGAAGGATTTCTGTCGATCTGGGATCAGAAGACCCGCCCAGCAGCAGAAGCCGCCTGCGCGAAGTGGCAGGCCAATATTCCGACCGAATTGGCGGCCACGTTCAAGGACCTGACCACCGCCGTGCACAACTGGCACGACGAAATCTTCGCCTACTTCGAGCAGCCGATTACCAATGCCTATACTGAGTCAGTCAACCGAGTGGCCAAAGACATGAACCGCATGGGCAGGGGTTACAGCTTCGAGGTGCTTCGGGCGCGCATGCTCTACGACAAGAAGGCGCGCAAGGATGGCTCGGTTATCGAAACCGTGTTGGTCGATGACGACGACCCAATGACCACGGACTTCGTGTTCCAGCGGATGACCACGGCGGCAACGCGCAAGAAGAAGATCACGCGCGTGGTCGAGTACGGCCCCTATCTCCCGACGCTGGCGCGGCTACTCGAAGAGGGGTATTTCGAATAGTCCTCAGCCCATTGTGCAAGAGGCGGCGCTTCAGCCTGAATTTGTGATTCAGCCGATGAAGCATAGGTAAGAGGCCCAGCCACTACCCCGCGCAACAGGACAGTTGCTTTACGTCCTTGGTGAAGGTTTGTGCCGCGAGTTTCAGCCCCTCGACCATCGTCAGGTAGGGGAATAACTGGTCGGCCAACTCTCGCACCGTCATGCGGTTGCGAATCGCCAGTACTGCGGTTTGGATCAGCTCGCCTGCTTCCGGGGCTACCGCTTGCACGCCGATCAGTCGTCCCGAACCGGCCTCCGAAACCAGCTTGATGAAACCGCGCGTGTCGAAGTTGACCAGCGCCCGGGGCACGTTGTCGAGCGTCAGCGTGCGGCTGTCGGTCTCGATACCGTCGTGGTGCGCTTCGGCTTCGCTGTAGCCCACGGTGGCGACCTGCGGGTCGGTGAACACCACCGCCGGCATCGCCGTCAGATCCAGCGTCGCGTTGCCACCCGTCATGTTGATTGCAGCGCGGGTGCCGGCCGCCGCCGCGACGTAGACGAACTGCGGCTGGTCAGTGCAGTCGCCGGCGGCATAGATGTGCGGCACGGTAGTGCGCATCGCGTGGTCGACGGTGATGGCGCCTTGCGCATTGACCACCACACCGGCCGCGTCGAGGTTGAGCGTGCGGGTGTTTGGGGTGCGGCCGGTGGCGAACAACAGCCGGTCGGCATGCAGTTCGCCGCGTTCGGTGGTGAGCACGAATTCCCCATCCTCATAGGCGACCTGGCTGGCCTGGGTGTGGTCCAGCACTTCGATGCCTTCGGCGCGGAACACGGCCGTGATGGCCTCGCCAATGGCGGGGTCTTCGCGAAAGAACAGTGTGCTGCGCGCCAGCATGGTCACCTTGCTGCCCAGCCGGGCAAAGGCCTGCGCGAGTTCGACGGCCACCACCGACGAGCCGATCACGGCCAGCCGATCGGGGATCGTGTCGCTGGCCAGCGCTTCGGTCGACGTCCAGAAGGGCGTGTCTTTCAAGCCCGGGATCGGTGGAATCGCCGGACTGGCCCCGGTGGCGATGAGGCAGCGGTCGAAACTCACCTCGCGCATCCCGTCGTCAGCGGTTGCCACGGTCAGCGTGTGCGCATCCTTGAATCGGGCATCGCCGCGCAGCACGGTGATGGTCGGGGTGCTCGTCAGGATGCCTTCGTACTTGGCGTGGCGCAGTTCATCGACGCGCCCCTGCTGCTGAGCCAGCAAGCGCTTACGCAGAATCTTCGGCGAGGCGGCGGCAATGCCGTCATCGAACGGACTCTCGCGACGCAGATGCGCAATGTGGGCAGCGCGGATCATGATCTTGGACGGCACACATCCGACGTTGACGCAGGTGCCGCCGAGAGTGCTGCGCTCGATCAGCGTCACACGCGCCCCTTGCTCGACGGCCTTCAACGCCGCCGCCATCGCCGCGCCGCCGCTGCCGATCACGGCCACGTGCAGTGCAGCCTCATCGTCCTCGCGCTTTGGTTCGCCGCCCAGCCGCTCTTGTGCATTGTTCAGCAGGTCGCTGGGCTGCCCCGGCGCGTCGGCAAACTGCGCTCGGTAGCCAAGTCCGGATACCGCCGCGACCAGCGAGGTCAGGTCCGCGGCGGTACCCGCATTGGCCTCGATCTCGGCCTTGCGCTGTGGGTAGGACACGGAGGCCGAACGCACACCGGGCACCTTTTCCAACGCCTGCTTGACGTGCGCGGCGCACGACCCGCAGGTCATGCCGTCGATGTGCAGTGTGATCGCCTCGGTCATGAGCGCGCGCTCACTCCTTGAGGGTGGATGGGTAGCCGGCGTTCTCGGTGGCCTGGGTCAAGGCGGCCGGCGTAGTCTTGGCATCGTCGTAGGTCACCACCGCCTCCCTGGGCTCCCAGGTCACCTTGGCCTCGATGACGCCTTCGACCCTGGACAGCGCCATCTTGACCGTGATCGGACAGGTGGCGCAGGTCATGCTCGGTACCGACAGCGTGACGGTTTTGGTGGCGGCCGAGGCGGGAGCGCTCAGGGCAACGGCCAGAGCGAGCAGTGCGGCGAGCTTCTTCATGACGATCTCCGGTCAGTAGAACAGGGGCATGAGGTAGGGGAACACGAGCGCGATCAGCACCAGGGCGGTGACGATCCAGAAGATCACCTTGTAGGCCGTCCGCACCTGGGGCACGGCGCATGCGTCGTCCGGCGCGCAGGCGCGAGCCGGCCGGAAGATGCGACGCCACGCGAAGAACAGCGCCACGAGCGCCACGCCAATGAAGATCGGCCGGTACGGTTCCAGCGCGGTCAAGTTGCCGATCCAGGCGCCGGAGAAACCCAGCGTGATCAGCACCAGCGGACCGAGGCAGCAGGTCGAGGCGAGGATGGCGGCGAGGCCACCGGCGGCCAGTGCACCGCGGCCGTTGCTGGGGTCTGCCATGTGAGGGATCTCCTTCCGAGACGTTGCGTGATGCGCTAAGGTTACTTCCGTAGTCAAGTACGGAGTCAAGCGCGATGGTGAACGATCCGCAAACACTGACCATCGGGGCTTTCGCCAAGGCCGCTGGGGTCAACGTGGAGACCATCCGGTTCTATCAGCGCAAGGGGTTATTGCCAGAACCAGGTCGGCCCGTCGGCAGTATTCGCCGCTACGGATCGGCGGACGTGGCGCGGGTGCGTTTCGTGAAATCCGCCCAGCGGCTGGGGTTCAACCTGGACGAAGTCGGCCAACTCCTACAGCTTGAGGACGGCACTCACTGCAGCGAAGCCGCCGAGCTGGCTGCGCTCCAGCTCACCGACGTGCGCACCAAGATGGCGGACCTGACGCGAATCGAAGCGGTGCTGTCACGGTTGGTCAACGAGTGCCATGCGCAGCGAGGCACTGTGTCGTGCCCGCTGATCGATTCTCTGCACGGGAGCTAGGCGCGTGGCTTAACCCGGTTTTCCGTTCCACTGCGCCTCAAACCCCAGTTCGAGCCGGGGGCAAGGTGACCTGCCACTGATTGTTTCCTTGCACCGACATGCGCCAGACAAAGCCCACACTGAAGGCTAAAAGCGCGTAAGCCTTGCGATACCAGAAACCTACCGAACGAGAGCTGTCAGACAAGAAGGGCTAGTGCGGTCTTCCCACACTAAAATCCGGATACCCTAATTAATTAGGGTACTTTGCCATGCGTCAGCACACTGTATTGCTCATCTTGATTCTCCCCCTCGCCGTTTCGGCCCAGACCGTGCATAAATGCCGAAATGCGGATGGCACCAGCAGCTATCAACAGGAGCCGTGTGGGAACCACCAGAGTGAGCAGGCCGCGCCAAGAATCCAGCGCGGACCGACGTTGACGCCGCAGGAGCGAGCCAGGATCTTCGGGGAAGCGCAACCTGGAGTGGTGGCAGATGAGTCAGGCTCCCGAGTTGAGGGTAGCGAGCACTACGGCAATCCGGACGCCACCCCTTTCGATAGTGCGTATGAGCGCGGGCGCATCGTCGCCTTGCAGTGCACTGACGCACGGGGACGGGTGTATTTTGCCCGCGACCGATGTGGGCGAAGCACGATCCAGGATGGATACGAGGCGGATAGCAGGGTCTGGGACGCAATCGAACGTGGAACCGGCCGTACCTTGAAGGTCGGGCTCGGTTCCCCCATGAGCTTTGTTGACGAACGAGGAGTCAGATGGAACCCCGGAGATGTGGAGTGGCGGCAGCGCTCCGTAATGCGGGAGCGGCGAGTCACTGGTAACGATCACGGGATCGTAATCAATCAGAATCACGCCTGTGAAGGTGCCCGGCGAGTGGCGGCTCAGGTCCGCGCCGACTCGGGACGCTATCGAGAGCGCGAGCGAGCAGACCGCGCCGTCACTGACCTGTGCCAGCAGGGCCGGTCTCTCCAGGAATTACCAGCCGCACCGAGTCGAATTAGGCCGAGGTGAGGGCTTGTCCGAGTCTATCTCTATTGGCAGGCATGGCCCTGCGAACGAGTGCGAGGCCAAAGTTGATCAACCGGCGGCGCCGCCGCTGACCGAGGCGACGTAGGAGACCAGTGCATCCGTCTTGCCCTGCTCCACCAGCCGCATCGGAGTGAGGTGCCGGAGGTCGGCAATGGGCTGGTTCCGGAACCAGAACAGGGTCGCGTCGAGACTGCCGCTGAGCGACTGGGCGGCCGCCAGTACCCGCAGGATGTCTCCCATCGCGTCCTGCACGCGGGGCGTATCGGGGGCGTGCCTGATCGTGGCGCGGTGGACTCGCGCCACGGCGGCAAGCCTGTCGAGTGGAAGGTCAAGCGCCTCCGCCAAGCGCGCTGGCGAGAGCCCTGTGCCGTACTGCTCGTCCTTCAGGGACGCCACGAAGGCTCTCCATTCCTGGTCCACAGAGGGCATTTGTCTCTCCATGTCCTCTCGCCTTAAATCCAGCGATGGGGCGGGCCACGAGCTGGGCCGCATTGGCAGCAGGTATCGGAGTTATATCGACCTTAGCCAGTTTAGTCTCCGACGCTAAGGTGCCTAAACTCGACCTAACCTGCCCCGCCAGCAAGGCCAGGGCCGGGATGTGGGGCCTGCCCGCACCAGCTACCCGATTGATCCGCCGGCTCGAAAGCGGATGGTTTGCCGGGCGCACTGCGGGCTGCCCTCAGTCCAAAAGGTCCTTGGTTCGGCCGCGACGTGCGGGGCGCGTGGGTGCCCACAACCGCGGCGGCAGCGTGACCCGTTGGGGTACCCAGCTGCACTCTTTGGGGATGGGGTACATGACATTGGGGCCGTAGACGCGGTGCGAGTTGGGCACGGCTATCAGCCGGATGAACCGACGCCAGGCGCGGCCAAGTAGCTTGTTCATGCTGCCCTCCTGAAGACTTGGAGCGGTGGATGGTGCGCTGATATCAGGCTAGCAGGGGCTGGTTGGTCTGCAAGCGATGGGGCCGGGATCGGGATCAGTTGGACGCCATGCCGTCCGACCCGACAGCTAGGCTTTGGAACGAGGTGTTCCCCAGGGGCATCTACTGCGGGCTTTCAACCGCCTTCATCCCCCGTCATCCGTCCCGGATGTCGATACACGCAGGCCAGACCTGCGTTGCTCATCCAGGCAACGGCCCGGAGAGCGGACCGGGTCGGTGCCAAGAACTATGGCGGCGCTTGCCTGATGCTCACCCGCATCAAGGCGACTGTGCCCATGCCCCGCGTCGCTCGGCGCCGCAAGGTCACAGCTTGCGCCCTGGCCCGGCAATGCCTCCTCGCGGTCCAAGCCGCATATCTGTTGCCGCTGGGCCGGGCGGCAGAGCTGACTCCTCGTACCCCCCTCCCTACTTCCGCCAAGGAGAACACCGTGATCTCCGATTCCCTCCATGCAACCGAGTACTTCGCAATCCCACTCTCCAGCACCGTGGCGCCGCACGGCGAGGCCGTGCCACTGAGCGTCGACGACATCGCCGGCTTCCCGGGCGTGGTGCAGATCTATCGCGCCCTGCGCAAAGCGCATGGAGACCAGTTGGGCCCGCCTCTGCTCGTGGGCGGTGAGATCCGACTGGGACTCTGCCCGAGCGCCGACCTGGCTCCTCGCTCGGCGGAGGCGATCCACGCATCCTTCATCTGCACGGCCCAGGAACTTGAGCGCAATGCCAACCGGGAGCAACCACTGCCGCTCGGCAAGGTGCTGAGCGATGCCGCTGCGGCCAAGGTGCTGGATGCCGTGTCGACCGCCACCCGCAAGGCCGGTACCCAGTTGTTCCTCCGGACGGAGGATTCGGAATTCGTGGTTCCAACCCTCGCTCCCGAGCACTTCCTCGAAGCCAGGCAGGACGAACAGGTGCAGCGGACGGACACCTTCCAGGTGGTCGGCCTGCGCCGCGGTTGGCGCTGCGAGCCCCATGGCTTGTGGGTCGGCGAGAACGCCTTACCGGTGGTCCTTCCTGCCAACGATCCGCGATGGGCATGGGAGCAGATCCACGACGTCCTCGAGCAGCCCACGTTCCTTGTGGGAACGCTGGTGCGCGAAAGCAGGTCGTCGCCCTGGATGCCGGGGGAACCGTCCCGGCTGGAGCGGCAACCTCAGCTTGCCGTTGCGAGCTCCTGATCGCCATTTCTCGGCATTGTCTTAGGCAAAAGGGGACTCAGACATTGCGCTTAAGGATTCCTGCGCGCCAAAAAATGCTCACCTCATTGACGAACCCTGGGGGGCATTTGAATTGCACACCAGTTAACGTGCAGTCGACCGTCTGACATGTTTTGTCCCGGGGGGGTGTCCCGCGACCGCGGCACACATCTATACGGGAGGTCAACAGGATGTCGTTCAGTGACAGCATGAGTCTTGCGCGCAACGCAGAACAGCAAGGCAAGCCATCCGATGCATATATGGCGTACCGGTTCGCCCTGGCCAAAGCTGAGTCAGAGGGGGAGCAACTCATGGCCCTTCACGGGGCTTGCACACTTTCTGAGCAAGGGAAAGCGCCTGCGGGAGTGGCGACCTATGTTGGGGTCTTGACCATTGTGGTGGCAATCCTTGGGGCCCTTGCATTGCTTGCAACCGTTGGTACGTCCCCAACCCCCATGCGCTACAGCTCCAGCATTACCATCGATCCAATCATTCTTGGATGGGCACTCGGTATCGCACTTACGGGGATCACATGGGGAGTTCTGATGATCACACTCGATCGCATACTGAGCGCACATAAGCAAGCCAATCTTATTCTGGCGGCAATGCGTCTCGAGGGGCGAGGCGTCCGCTTGCCGTCAGCTAGCTAGCGAGCCCGTGGTCTGACACCAAATTCCCGTGCACATATGGCAACGTGGCGCGCAGTGCGCGCCACGTCTGCCACCCTCGCCGCACTTGAGGTAAGGCTACTCGGCCTCCTCTACGACAGTCGCTCACTCACGCTGTTTTTGCGAAATATCCACACGAGCGCAAGCACCCACCGCACACCTGCCGCATGACTGCGCGACGGTGGCTGGCTCTTGGGCCCGCGCAACACCTCCACCCCCCTGGCGCGCCCCAACTCAAGCTCGACTCCGGTGATATCGAGCAGCCACCGCGCATCGGCCTGCTCCTGGGCTGTGGGCAACGCGATGATCACGCTGTGCTCGAAAAACGTCCAGGTGTGACCCTGCGTAAACCACGAGTTCGCCAGCCTCACCAGCGGGTCGGGCGGCGCCTTGTCCAGCAGGGCGTAGAGTCTGTGGGTCCCCTTCAATGCCCGTGGAATCGACATCACGCAGCTGCGCTGACGCAGACCAGGAAGCGGCCAGGGGGTGACGCCCTTTTGCGGGACCAGATCGGCGGCGGCCTGCACGAGCCGGTCGACCTGGGCGTCGGTCAGTCCCGCGCGCAACTGGGCCTGATGGCGACCGTCACCCCGTGCCCGGGCCCGGGCATAGTCCGCAAGATGCCGGGGTACCAGCATCGATCCGCGTCGCAGGGGTGGCGGCGCGGTGATTCGACCCGCAGGTGGACTGGGCGCCTTCACCTTCAGCCGCGCAAGGACCACTCGAAGGCGGCCCTGCTTATCTGCGCCACCAGCGCGCTGCCAGGCCATGTCCAGGGGCGCCGGAGATAGCCCAGTCAGTTCGAGGATGGCGGCCCGGGACGCGCCCATGCCGTCGCGCACGTCACGCTCGCAGACAATTCGCGGATCGGACAGGTAGTGGGTCATCGGGGTCAGCATCGTGGCGTGACCGCTGGCCCGAAGTGCGGCGTAGACGGCGGCGGCGCTTGGGGGGCTGGCCGATCGCGCCGAATCTACCGTTCCAAGCACGGCCTCATGGTGGGCAGTGACCCGGTTCTTGCGCAGCCAGTAGGTGTGTGCGCGGCGGTCGCCGGTCGACCACTTGAGCAGCTCGTCGATCCGGCGGGTCAGATGGGCGCGACTGAACCGCCGGCGCTCGCCCGCTGCCCGGGCGAACACGGGGAGGCTCCATTCGTCCTTGCCCGCCAACCTCATCCGCTCCTGCGCCATCCACTGCACTGCACCCGCTCGGACTCGCTCCCACAGTGCACCCTCCAACCGGAAGAACCCGGAGGCTGCCTCGGACTTCGTGCGGCCGAACTCGCCGCCCGAGCGGACACGAACGAAATCCTGGCCAGGTGCCTGCAGGAAGAGGTCGCCGAGGGTCAGCCCGTAAGCCGACGAGGGGCGAATCCCGGACGCCTCGAGCAGGGCATAGATCAGCGTGCGCAGGGCCAGCAGACGCAGTGCTTCGGGCGCGGCATCGGGTAGCGCACGTTCGGCGTCCAGGTCGGACTGCAGCGCATCGAATACCTGGTCGACCTCGCGAGGGCTGATCATTCCCGGGTCGACCTGGGTGATCCGCCCGCCGACCAGGGCGGACAGCTCGGCGCGCGGAATCTCCGGCGCCTGATGAACCAGCCGCAGGTACTCGTGGAAGTTCATCAGGGCATCGAATGCCTGGCGCCGGGCCGTGACCGGCTTGCACAGCAAGGTCGCCAGGTAGCTCGCATGGAACTCCCCGGCGTCCCAAGCCAGCATCGATGCATCCCCTGCGACAGCCAGCAGGTCCGAGCCGAAGCGCATCACGTCGCTGCCCAGCGTGGCGTGGGCCAGTCGGCTCCTGACGCGCCCGCCGAAGCGCAGCCGGTGCCGTACGTATGCCACAAGCAGGCCCACGTTCGTATCGGGACCGACCTTTTCGGCCAGCAGCGCGAGATGGCGGGCCAGAGCGCTCCGCCATCCCCGGGTCCCGTCGCCAGGGCCCTTGCGCATCCGTGCGAAACGCTCCGGGTCCAGCGCCGCAGTGAGCACGGCGTAGCCTTGCGTGGCGGTCAGCGGTGCGGCCCCACGGGGCCGAGCTTCTTCTCCTGCCACTTCCGGCTCGTACCACACCTCGGGCAAGGGATCGGAAACATCCCGTGCGGCGGCGTTACAGACCGGCCAGTCGTCGTCCCGGGCCAGGCTGCGCTCGACCGGAACAGCCGCGAGCGGGGCATCGCCGTGCATGACCAGTCGCTCCGGCCCGGACAGCTCCAGGCGCCCGGCGGCCTGGAGTAGCGCAACCAGTTTCTCGACCCGCTCGGACGGCTGTTCGGGTAGATCGAACGGCAAAGACAGCGCACGGCCGGCCCATGCACCCATTGCCGGCTCGTCCGGTGCCCGGCCCGTGGGCGCGATCATGCCCCGCCGGGCCAGGGCGAGGGCCGGCAGGCCGCCGAACACCATCGGGCAGGCACGCCCCGCGACGACTGCCGGTACGCGAATCAGGTCCGGCCGTCCCGAGGGTGCCTGGGCACGGGCAGCGGCATCGACGGCAGCCAGTGCAGGGTCGAGCTGCCGGGTGGCCGAATTGGCCAGCACCAGCCACGCGGTAAGGGGCGCCTGGTCATGGGCTCGGTTCTCCGCACTGCGCTTGAGCAGCGCCTGCCGGAGGGCCTGCGCGTGGCGAACGGCCAGCCCCAGCCCCGGCA
This region includes:
- the merA gene encoding mercury(II) reductase; protein product: MTEAITLHIDGMTCGSCAAHVKQALEKVPGVRSASVSYPQRKAEIEANAGTAADLTSLVAAVSGLGYRAQFADAPGQPSDLLNNAQERLGGEPKREDDEAALHVAVIGSGGAAMAAALKAVEQGARVTLIERSTLGGTCVNVGCVPSKIMIRAAHIAHLRRESPFDDGIAAASPKILRKRLLAQQQGRVDELRHAKYEGILTSTPTITVLRGDARFKDAHTLTVATADDGMREVSFDRCLIATGASPAIPPIPGLKDTPFWTSTEALASDTIPDRLAVIGSSVVAVELAQAFARLGSKVTMLARSTLFFREDPAIGEAITAVFRAEGIEVLDHTQASQVAYEDGEFVLTTERGELHADRLLFATGRTPNTRTLNLDAAGVVVNAQGAITVDHAMRTTVPHIYAAGDCTDQPQFVYVAAAAGTRAAINMTGGNATLDLTAMPAVVFTDPQVATVGYSEAEAHHDGIETDSRTLTLDNVPRALVNFDTRGFIKLVSEAGSGRLIGVQAVAPEAGELIQTAVLAIRNRMTVRELADQLFPYLTMVEGLKLAAQTFTKDVKQLSCCAG
- the merP gene encoding mercury resistance system periplasmic binding protein MerP; this translates as MKKLAALLALAVALSAPASAATKTVTLSVPSMTCATCPITVKMALSRVEGVIEAKVTWEPREAVVTYDDAKTTPAALTQATENAGYPSTLKE
- the merT gene encoding mercuric ion transporter MerT — translated: MADPSNGRGALAAGGLAAILASTCCLGPLVLITLGFSGAWIGNLTALEPYRPIFIGVALVALFFAWRRIFRPARACAPDDACAVPQVRTAYKVIFWIVTALVLIALVFPYLMPLFY
- the merR gene encoding Hg(II)-responsive transcriptional regulator, producing MVNDPQTLTIGAFAKAAGVNVETIRFYQRKGLLPEPGRPVGSIRRYGSADVARVRFVKSAQRLGFNLDEVGQLLQLEDGTHCSEAAELAALQLTDVRTKMADLTRIEAVLSRLVNECHAQRGTVSCPLIDSLHGS